In the Rubripirellula tenax genome, one interval contains:
- a CDS encoding Gfo/Idh/MocA family protein → MTSQNSDATSKQSSDANRRHFLKSGSVLTAGAATVLAGTRPVRGDEEVAEYERTLASSEPPIRIALVGAGGRGSGAINDSLSINEGIKLVAIADLDGSKLGGLRDSLAKRHEGKVNVADNKIYGGIDGYKRVLDDADVDVVLFATPPAFRPSYIAEAVDAGKHIFAEKPSCVDPAGYRICLAAHDKAVANGTSIVTGTQYRRQTNYVECIKRIHEGAIGDIVSASARYCSNGIWNKIRRPEMSDTEFQVFNWMHFIWLSGDQIVEQAVHNIDTINWIMGGPPESAFAVGGRFTRPEGSEMWDSMAVDYQYPGNRMVSFICRQIPGAANENANVIYGTKGKATIYGINSGAKIEDRDGKETFSMEGNIGAAYQQEHKDLIDSVRSGKPIVELKETADSSLTGVLGRVAAYTGQNVSWDFLANESKLSLFPEDFDINGPRPESSFAIPGQSKLI, encoded by the coding sequence ATGACCTCCCAGAACTCCGACGCAACTTCGAAACAATCATCCGACGCGAACCGGCGTCACTTTCTGAAATCGGGAAGCGTCCTAACGGCGGGTGCTGCGACCGTGCTTGCGGGGACTCGCCCGGTCCGCGGCGACGAAGAAGTTGCCGAATACGAACGAACGCTCGCATCATCCGAGCCGCCGATTCGAATCGCACTGGTCGGTGCAGGTGGCCGTGGAAGTGGCGCGATCAACGATTCCTTGTCGATCAACGAAGGTATTAAACTGGTCGCGATCGCCGACTTGGACGGATCCAAACTTGGCGGACTGCGTGACTCGTTGGCCAAACGTCATGAAGGAAAAGTCAACGTTGCCGACAACAAAATTTACGGTGGTATCGACGGGTACAAACGAGTTTTGGATGACGCTGATGTCGACGTCGTGCTGTTCGCGACTCCGCCGGCGTTTCGTCCATCGTACATCGCCGAAGCCGTTGACGCGGGCAAACACATCTTCGCCGAGAAGCCCTCCTGCGTGGATCCGGCCGGCTATCGAATCTGCCTTGCCGCCCATGACAAGGCCGTGGCCAACGGTACGTCGATCGTTACAGGAACTCAGTATCGCCGGCAAACCAATTACGTCGAATGCATCAAACGCATCCACGAAGGCGCGATCGGCGACATCGTTTCGGCGTCTGCTCGTTATTGCAGCAACGGCATCTGGAACAAGATCCGTCGTCCCGAAATGAGTGATACGGAATTTCAAGTCTTCAATTGGATGCACTTCATTTGGTTGTCGGGCGACCAGATCGTCGAACAAGCCGTCCACAACATTGACACGATCAACTGGATCATGGGCGGACCACCTGAATCGGCGTTCGCCGTGGGCGGACGATTCACGCGTCCCGAAGGCAGCGAGATGTGGGACAGCATGGCCGTCGATTACCAATACCCGGGCAACCGAATGGTTTCGTTCATCTGTCGTCAAATTCCTGGTGCCGCCAACGAGAACGCCAACGTCATCTACGGCACAAAGGGAAAAGCGACGATCTATGGGATCAATTCCGGCGCCAAGATCGAAGATCGCGACGGAAAAGAAACCTTTTCGATGGAAGGCAACATCGGTGCCGCCTACCAACAGGAACACAAGGACTTGATCGATTCGGTTCGCAGCGGAAAGCCGATCGTCGAACTGAAAGAAACGGCCGACAGCTCGCTGACCGGTGTTTTGGGCCGCGTCGCCGCTTACACCGGCCAAAACGTGTCGTGGGATTTCTTGGCCAATGAATCGAAGCTTTCGTTATTCCCCGAAGACTTCGACATCAACGGCCCTCGCCCCGAATCATCGTTTGCGATCCCGGGTCAGTCGAAGTTGATCTAG
- a CDS encoding RNA polymerase sigma factor: MTKHACQWPPGSIDEIVERYQRPLIAYAARMMGGDWQGAQDAVQETFLRLCRESPDDVQNRLAAWLFSVCRSRVIDMQRTSHATPVDASRIPMPDPSPGPETTAIDAEDRSHLDELMDRLTPRQQEVMRLRMTAGLSYREIADVTGLSVSNVGFHLHEAVRSLRSAFPA, translated from the coding sequence ATGACCAAACACGCTTGCCAGTGGCCGCCGGGCTCGATCGATGAGATCGTCGAACGATACCAGCGGCCCCTGATTGCGTATGCGGCTCGGATGATGGGCGGCGATTGGCAAGGGGCTCAAGACGCGGTTCAGGAAACGTTCCTGAGGCTGTGTCGCGAATCGCCCGACGACGTGCAAAATCGCCTCGCAGCTTGGCTCTTCTCTGTCTGCCGAAGCCGAGTGATTGACATGCAACGAACCTCTCACGCGACGCCCGTCGATGCGTCGCGGATCCCCATGCCGGACCCTTCGCCGGGTCCCGAGACGACGGCCATCGACGCCGAAGACCGCAGCCATTTGGACGAACTGATGGACCGGCTGACGCCGCGGCAACAAGAAGTCATGCGGCTAAGGATGACGGCCGGCTTGAGCTACCGCGAGATCGCTGACGTGACCGGTTTGTCGGTCAGCAACGTCGGTTTTCATTTGCACGAAGCCGTCCGCAGCCTGCGCAGCGCGTTCCCAGCCTGA
- a CDS encoding VWA domain-containing protein: protein MKPSSPWDDSRITAYVMNELSDDQRVAFEKELKGNGELSAAVDEARLVTDKLAGLFAAESAPVLSDNRRDEIASGALPSTHLGTPPKPWTVPILILATAAVVALMIGIAPMLQNQPMTVSQTKNDAVTIDEDIAAVEFEQMVVDESAVDQPTSTVSVPSLTSAAETAGKPILSKRVEALDVLERRSQSVDKKKMQSSVGGGAMGGGIGGGSVELDSAKVAGDDIVADKAMTRGTALAYEVHQPFSEDLEMEHFGFDDGNEAKGNRPMAAAPRRRSKRSEADMDGMGGMDELGMDMMGMEGMMMEAEGMDMAMGMGMSAPTPNAVGNKATPYFAGSNRFDSTRSNLEQNRYRLEKSRLLETAPGLADAPDIRVIPLEESLHGRSSGDKFSPITDNEFKRADEHPLSTFSIDVDTASYSKTRDILMRANQLPGPDAVRIEELVNYFNYGYTPPANDASHPFAAAVEITSCPWNDEHRLARIAIQGKTMKSDERPRCNLVFLVDTSGSMNSRNKLPLVIEGMTMLTKQLEKNDKVAIVVYAGSAGLVLDSTSAKKSKKINKALSQLSAGGSTNGGAGIELAYQTARENFVEGGVNRVILCSDGDFNVGTTGTDALVRLVEAEAKSGVFLTVLGFGMGNHNDAMMEQISGRGNGNYAFIDNSQEAHKVLVDQVSGTLVTIAKDVKLQVDFNPAKVASYRLIGYENRMLAKEDFNDDKKDAGEIGAGHSVTALYEIVPVGADSDPAQPKVDESKYVAKPAPTEATDGDEMLTVRIRYKQPDGDTSTRVDFPIVDEDMSFDEADESTRFAAAVAGFGMQLRGSRHAGDWKMADVMKAAKAAKGSDEEGLRSEFIQMVKKASQLKGQ from the coding sequence ATGAAACCATCATCCCCCTGGGACGATTCTCGCATCACCGCCTATGTGATGAACGAATTGTCCGACGACCAGCGCGTCGCATTCGAAAAAGAGCTCAAAGGCAACGGTGAACTGTCGGCCGCCGTCGACGAAGCTCGTCTGGTCACCGACAAACTTGCCGGCCTGTTCGCCGCCGAGTCGGCGCCGGTACTGAGCGACAACCGGCGAGACGAAATCGCCTCCGGTGCATTGCCTAGTACTCACCTCGGCACCCCACCGAAGCCGTGGACGGTGCCGATTCTGATATTGGCCACTGCGGCGGTGGTGGCCCTGATGATCGGCATCGCGCCGATGCTGCAGAATCAACCAATGACGGTTTCGCAGACGAAAAACGATGCCGTGACAATCGACGAAGATATTGCGGCGGTTGAATTCGAGCAAATGGTGGTTGATGAATCCGCAGTTGATCAACCCACTTCAACCGTATCGGTTCCATCGCTGACTTCGGCCGCCGAGACGGCCGGCAAGCCGATTCTTAGCAAACGTGTCGAAGCACTAGACGTTCTTGAACGGCGTTCGCAATCGGTCGACAAAAAGAAAATGCAATCGTCGGTCGGTGGCGGTGCCATGGGTGGTGGAATAGGCGGTGGAAGCGTGGAGTTGGATTCCGCCAAGGTTGCCGGCGATGACATCGTGGCCGACAAAGCAATGACGCGCGGCACGGCACTCGCTTACGAAGTACATCAGCCCTTTTCGGAAGACTTGGAGATGGAGCATTTTGGCTTTGATGATGGCAACGAAGCAAAAGGCAATCGCCCCATGGCAGCAGCTCCTAGGCGACGGTCGAAGCGAAGCGAAGCCGACATGGACGGCATGGGAGGCATGGACGAATTGGGAATGGACATGATGGGAATGGAGGGCATGATGATGGAAGCAGAGGGAATGGACATGGCTATGGGAATGGGAATGTCTGCTCCCACCCCGAATGCTGTCGGCAACAAAGCGACTCCCTATTTCGCTGGAAGCAATCGATTCGATAGCACGCGGTCCAACCTGGAACAGAACCGCTATCGACTGGAAAAATCGCGACTTCTCGAAACCGCACCCGGCCTGGCGGACGCGCCGGACATCCGGGTCATTCCGCTCGAAGAATCGCTGCACGGGCGAAGCTCCGGCGACAAGTTTTCACCGATCACCGATAACGAATTCAAACGAGCCGACGAGCATCCGCTCAGCACGTTTTCGATCGACGTCGATACCGCTTCGTACAGCAAGACTCGCGACATCCTGATGCGAGCGAATCAGTTGCCGGGTCCCGATGCCGTGCGTATCGAAGAATTGGTCAATTACTTTAACTACGGCTACACGCCGCCAGCCAACGATGCCTCGCATCCGTTCGCCGCCGCCGTCGAAATCACGTCTTGCCCTTGGAACGACGAGCATCGACTCGCTCGCATAGCCATCCAAGGCAAGACGATGAAATCCGACGAGCGTCCCCGGTGCAACTTGGTGTTCTTGGTCGACACGTCCGGATCGATGAATTCGCGAAACAAGCTGCCGCTGGTCATCGAAGGCATGACGATGCTGACAAAGCAGCTAGAAAAGAACGACAAAGTTGCTATCGTCGTTTATGCCGGGTCGGCCGGACTGGTACTGGATTCGACTTCGGCCAAGAAAAGCAAGAAGATCAACAAGGCACTGTCGCAACTTTCCGCCGGTGGCAGCACCAACGGTGGTGCGGGTATTGAACTGGCCTACCAAACCGCTCGCGAGAATTTCGTCGAAGGCGGCGTCAATCGAGTGATCCTGTGCAGCGACGGTGACTTCAACGTCGGAACCACCGGCACCGATGCCCTGGTGCGGTTGGTCGAGGCCGAAGCCAAGAGCGGTGTGTTCTTGACCGTGCTGGGTTTCGGAATGGGCAACCACAACGACGCGATGATGGAACAGATCAGCGGCCGCGGCAACGGCAACTATGCCTTCATCGACAACTCGCAAGAAGCACATAAGGTCTTGGTCGATCAAGTCAGCGGGACGTTGGTGACGATCGCCAAGGACGTGAAGCTGCAAGTCGACTTCAACCCCGCCAAGGTCGCGTCGTATCGCTTGATCGGTTACGAGAACCGCATGCTGGCCAAAGAAGACTTCAACGACGACAAGAAGGATGCCGGCGAGATCGGTGCGGGTCACTCAGTGACCGCGCTGTACGAAATCGTACCGGTCGGCGCGGATTCGGATCCGGCACAACCCAAGGTCGACGAATCGAAGTACGTCGCGAAACCGGCACCGACCGAGGCGACCGATGGCGACGAAATGCTGACCGTTCGGATCCGGTACAAGCAACCCGACGGCGACACGAGCACTCGCGTGGACTTTCCGATCGTCGACGAGGACATGTCGTTTGACGAAGCCGACGAATCAACCCGATTCGCCGCCGCTGTGGCGGGATTCGGAATGCAACTTCGCGGCAGCCGACATGCCGGCGACTGGAAGATGGCCGACGTGATGAAAGCCGCCAAGGCGGCGAAAGGCAGCGACGAAGAAGGACTCCGCAGCGAGTTTATCCAGATGGTCAAGAAGGCGAGCCAATTGAAGGGTCAATGA
- a CDS encoding acyl-CoA thioesterase → MPLNPNNPLNRHQETIRVTYQETDGQRRVHHANYLNYFERGRVEMLRAAGVSYKSFEDAGKMLVVTQMNVRYTAAAEFDDLLTLTVETTEIRKVRIRHRYQIHRGDELIVDADSTIACVDETGKPSKLPKAFLEHE, encoded by the coding sequence ATGCCCTTGAATCCCAATAACCCGCTGAATCGGCATCAGGAAACGATTCGAGTCACGTATCAAGAAACCGACGGCCAACGGCGAGTCCACCACGCCAACTACTTGAACTACTTCGAACGCGGTCGGGTCGAGATGCTTCGAGCGGCGGGCGTCAGCTACAAATCGTTCGAGGACGCCGGCAAGATGCTGGTGGTGACCCAAATGAATGTCCGCTACACCGCAGCCGCCGAGTTCGACGACTTGCTGACGTTGACCGTCGAGACGACCGAGATCCGAAAGGTTCGGATTCGACATCGCTATCAGATTCACCGCGGCGACGAACTGATCGTTGACGCAGACTCGACGATCGCCTGTGTGGACGAAACGGGAAAGCCTTCGAAGTTACCGAAGGCTTTCCTTGAACACGAGTGA
- a CDS encoding acetolactate synthase: MSSGDDSATSFETIRGRNYPALRQFTIFLENRVGQLLEVVKRFEGTGIRVCALSISDAAECAFVRFLVSDADRGREILERSGLAMIETDLIGVELPEGPQPLLRVCSALLQAELNITQAYPMLIRPNGKPAVAIMVDNIEFAMQTLQEKGFTIITEGDLLDDPTKNQ, encoded by the coding sequence ATGAGCAGCGGCGACGATTCAGCAACTTCGTTCGAAACCATTCGCGGCCGCAACTATCCGGCCCTTCGACAGTTCACAATATTTTTGGAGAACCGCGTCGGGCAGCTCTTGGAAGTGGTCAAACGTTTCGAAGGCACCGGAATCCGGGTTTGTGCGCTTTCGATCAGTGACGCAGCCGAGTGTGCGTTCGTTCGATTCCTAGTCAGTGACGCGGACCGAGGTCGCGAGATTTTGGAACGCAGCGGATTGGCGATGATCGAAACGGACTTGATCGGCGTTGAGCTGCCCGAAGGCCCACAACCGTTGCTGCGAGTTTGTTCGGCGCTGCTGCAAGCGGAACTGAACATCACGCAAGCCTATCCGATGTTGATCCGCCCCAACGGCAAGCCGGCCGTCGCGATCATGGTCGACAACATCGAATTCGCAATGCAAACGCTGCAAGAAAAAGGCTTTACGATTATCACCGAAGGCGATCTGTTGGACGATCCAACAAAAAACCAGTAA
- the typA gene encoding translational GTPase TypA, with product MTLTTPTLSNLATCTLRRPDIRNVVIIAHVDHGKTTLVDCLLRQSGQFRDAELRGERILDSNDLEKERGITILSKNIALPYEGVKINVIDTPGHADFGGEVERVVQMADGCLVLVDAAEGPMPQTRFVLEKALQAGCTPIIVVNKVDRPDGRPLEALDEALELLAELGGEEQLDKVKYVFTSAKEGFATLDPAVKTTDMRPLFDLVLSALPGPEVDEEAPLQMMVTTLGWSEYVGRIAIGRIAAGEINAGQTIELHQKNGPVKVKAAGLFVFDNLGRTAAESASAGDIVALEGLVNVEIGDTISAIDANNALPRLKVDEPTLEMVFSVNSSPMVGREGKFVTTRQLKARLEKELERNVALRVEMIEGAEAYAVKGRGVLHLAILIETMRREGFELSVGKPRVIFKDIDGKKHEPFERLQVEVPTETMGPVMELVGLRRGQLEEMNPRGEYTMLRFLIPSRGLIGLRTRLLNATRGTAIINHRFESYRPIEGDVPKRSNGVLISMVGGKTVPFAMFGLQDRSELLVPAGIEVYEGMIVGENARENDLTVNPCREKKLTNMRASGSDENVVLKPPRDMSLEAALEYIEEDELVEVTPLNIRLRKILLKESDRRRTGRSA from the coding sequence ATGACGCTCACGACCCCAACTCTCTCCAACCTCGCGACCTGTACTTTGCGCCGTCCTGATATTCGAAACGTTGTCATCATTGCCCACGTCGACCACGGCAAAACCACGTTGGTGGATTGCTTGCTGCGTCAAAGCGGTCAGTTCCGCGACGCCGAACTGCGGGGCGAGCGGATCCTTGATTCGAACGACCTGGAAAAAGAACGCGGCATCACGATTCTTTCGAAGAACATCGCGCTGCCCTACGAAGGCGTGAAGATCAACGTCATCGACACGCCGGGACACGCTGACTTTGGCGGCGAAGTCGAACGAGTCGTCCAAATGGCCGACGGTTGCTTGGTCTTGGTCGATGCGGCCGAAGGCCCGATGCCTCAGACGCGTTTCGTGCTAGAAAAGGCTCTGCAAGCCGGTTGTACGCCGATCATCGTGGTCAACAAGGTCGACCGCCCCGATGGGCGCCCGCTGGAAGCTCTTGACGAAGCGCTTGAATTGCTGGCCGAACTCGGTGGCGAGGAACAATTAGACAAGGTGAAGTACGTCTTCACCAGCGCGAAGGAAGGCTTCGCGACCCTGGATCCCGCCGTCAAGACAACCGACATGCGGCCGTTGTTCGACTTGGTGCTTTCGGCACTGCCGGGTCCCGAAGTCGACGAAGAAGCTCCGCTGCAAATGATGGTAACGACATTGGGTTGGAGCGAGTACGTCGGTCGAATCGCGATCGGTCGCATCGCTGCTGGTGAAATCAATGCGGGTCAAACGATCGAACTGCATCAGAAGAACGGCCCTGTCAAAGTCAAGGCAGCCGGTTTGTTCGTTTTCGACAACTTGGGACGAACCGCCGCCGAATCGGCAAGTGCCGGCGACATCGTCGCACTCGAAGGACTGGTCAACGTCGAAATCGGCGACACGATCTCGGCCATCGATGCGAATAACGCACTGCCTCGATTGAAGGTCGACGAACCAACGCTTGAGATGGTTTTTAGCGTCAACAGTTCACCGATGGTCGGACGCGAAGGGAAGTTCGTGACGACGCGTCAATTGAAGGCGCGGCTGGAAAAAGAACTCGAACGAAACGTCGCGCTTCGAGTCGAAATGATCGAAGGCGCCGAAGCGTACGCCGTCAAAGGCCGCGGCGTTTTGCACTTGGCGATTCTGATCGAAACGATGCGCCGCGAGGGCTTTGAGCTTTCGGTTGGCAAACCACGCGTTATTTTCAAAGACATTGACGGTAAGAAGCACGAGCCGTTCGAAAGGCTTCAAGTCGAAGTGCCCACCGAAACGATGGGGCCGGTGATGGAATTGGTCGGGCTTCGCCGCGGTCAGCTCGAAGAAATGAATCCTCGCGGCGAATACACGATGTTAAGGTTTCTGATCCCATCGCGAGGACTGATCGGACTTCGTACACGCTTGCTCAACGCGACTCGCGGTACGGCGATCATCAATCACCGCTTCGAAAGCTATCGTCCGATCGAAGGCGACGTGCCCAAGCGTTCCAACGGCGTGCTGATTTCGATGGTCGGTGGCAAAACGGTTCCGTTTGCGATGTTCGGTTTGCAGGACCGTAGCGAGTTGTTGGTGCCGGCCGGTATCGAAGTTTACGAAGGCATGATCGTTGGCGAAAACGCACGCGAGAATGATTTGACCGTGAACCCGTGCCGCGAAAAGAAACTGACCAACATGCGTGCATCCGGAAGCGATGAAAACGTCGTCCTGAAGCCGCCACGTGACATGTCGTTGGAAGCCGCACTGGAATACATCGAAGAAGACGAGCTCGTCGAAGTCACTCCGCTGAACATCCGCTTGCGAAAGATTTTGTTGAAAGAATCTGATCGTCGACGCACTGGACGTAGTGCGTAG
- a CDS encoding Na(+)-translocating NADH-quinone reductase subunit A yields the protein MTTIKRGLDLPILGSPEQHIEIAPRVAKVGLLGDDYIGMKPTMLVAPGDRVRLGQAILEDKKNPGVVYTAPASGTVAEVNRGAKRKFESVVIEVDGDGDDRVEFEGIVGKDPQSLSRESLTDSLTQSGMWTALRTRPFGKVPVPGSVPHSIFVQAIDTNPLSADPAIAIADRKDQFNLGLQLLTKLTDGKVFLCKAPASEIPGSGVAGIQVETFGGPHPAGLVGTHIHHLDPVGPTKTVWYIGYQDVCAFGSFLQTGTIDVRRVISLAGPVIGQPRLLQTRLGASVTELIDGEYDASIKIRPISGSVLCGRQAVGSKSYLGRYHNQVSVIAEGDEREFLGWQKPGFDKFSVTRVFASAGLPNKKFPFTTSTHGSERAMVPLGTYEKVMPMDILATQLLRSLIYRDTDEAQQLGVLELEEEDLGLCTFVCPGKYEYSSLLRQSLNTIEREG from the coding sequence ATGACAACCATCAAACGAGGCCTCGACCTACCTATCCTGGGTAGTCCAGAGCAACACATCGAGATCGCTCCGCGAGTCGCAAAGGTCGGCCTGCTTGGCGACGACTACATCGGGATGAAGCCGACGATGTTGGTTGCCCCGGGTGACCGCGTCCGATTGGGCCAAGCGATTCTGGAAGACAAGAAGAATCCTGGCGTCGTTTACACCGCCCCCGCTTCGGGCACCGTCGCCGAAGTGAACCGCGGCGCCAAACGCAAGTTCGAATCGGTCGTGATCGAAGTCGACGGTGATGGCGACGACCGCGTCGAGTTCGAAGGGATTGTCGGCAAGGACCCGCAATCACTGTCTCGCGAGAGCTTGACGGATAGCTTGACTCAAAGCGGCATGTGGACGGCGCTAAGAACGCGTCCGTTTGGCAAGGTGCCGGTCCCTGGTTCGGTGCCCCATTCGATCTTTGTCCAAGCGATCGACACCAATCCGCTCAGTGCCGATCCTGCGATTGCGATCGCCGATCGCAAAGATCAGTTCAACCTTGGCCTGCAATTACTGACCAAATTGACCGACGGCAAAGTCTTCCTTTGCAAGGCTCCCGCGTCAGAGATCCCTGGCTCCGGTGTTGCCGGAATTCAAGTCGAAACGTTCGGCGGTCCCCACCCAGCCGGATTGGTGGGAACTCATATCCACCACCTCGATCCGGTCGGCCCGACCAAGACGGTTTGGTACATCGGTTACCAAGACGTGTGTGCCTTCGGTTCGTTTCTACAGACCGGCACCATCGACGTCCGCCGTGTGATTTCGCTTGCCGGACCCGTGATCGGGCAACCGCGATTGTTGCAGACCCGGCTTGGTGCCAGCGTCACGGAACTGATTGACGGCGAGTACGACGCGTCCATCAAAATTCGTCCGATCAGCGGCAGCGTGCTTTGCGGCCGCCAAGCTGTCGGATCCAAGAGTTACCTGGGCCGATACCACAACCAAGTCTCCGTCATTGCCGAAGGTGACGAGCGAGAGTTCCTGGGTTGGCAAAAGCCCGGCTTCGACAAGTTTTCGGTCACACGAGTCTTTGCGTCCGCCGGACTACCAAACAAAAAGTTTCCGTTCACCACCAGCACCCACGGCAGCGAACGCGCCATGGTGCCGCTGGGAACGTACGAAAAAGTCATGCCGATGGATATTTTGGCGACGCAATTACTTCGTTCGCTGATTTACCGCGACACCGATGAAGCCCAACAGTTGGGCGTTTTGGAATTGGAAGAAGAAGACCTCGGGCTATGCACGTTTGTGTGCCCAGGAAAATACGAATACAGCTCACTGCTTCGCCAGAGCCTGAATACGATCGAACGAGAAGGTTGA